The Opisthocomus hoazin isolate bOpiHoa1 chromosome 2, bOpiHoa1.hap1, whole genome shotgun sequence genomic interval GCAGCAGGCTTTGCTCAAACGTAATTAGAGAATGTTTGTTTCAAATCCCTCAAACAGCTTTACAGGTGTACTTTAATTCTGAAATGCAGCGCTGTCTGCTGGTGTATCATGTATTTCTTTTGATTCACTTTGGCCTTTGCTTACATGTCCCCTGTGCAACTGCAGCCAGGCTTCTCATGAGTAATGCTCAATAATTTTCTCCATGTGATACAAGGGGATACATGTGTTACATCATAGCCTAAACGTTATTTCAAACCCTGAAGCAGGTAGGCTTGTTTCATTTGAGGGAACTTACTGTGAAGTAGCCTACCTACATTTTAAGTAGTCCTCCAAATCTCTTGTTGTTGTAATGTAATATAATTCGTAAAACCTAACCACAATGTGCTCAGCTTCACAGAAAGCTGAAAGACAATCTAGGATGAATTATTTTCCTTGTTCAACTCTTGTTAAAAGAAGGGAGAAGGATTTTTGTCAAGCCCAGTCATCAGCATCCATAAAATAAATCCATGTAAAGAGTTTGATTAGGTCAAGTCTCTTCTATTTCTTTGCTAACCTAGacgagaaatttttcctaaactaaataagaaactgtttttcttctgacagACTGTATGTGCCCAAAGACTATCCTTGTTTGCAATATgggctgtatttttatttttttctatgattcattgactccttttctttttccttaacgATACAGAAAGTAAGTTTTCTGCAAGTCGTGGTGCCAGATCAAGTCGAAATGAAGCTAGAAGTCACATTAATGTCCTTTTCTAGTATCTACTTATGGAAGAACATTAAAATATGTTCATATTTCAGTCATATTTAACCTGAAAGATTCTGGATTTTCTCTGATACTGCTCTGAAGCCAATAGCAGGGTCTCATCAGATTGCCTATTATCACCATGTGCTTCGTAAAATGAGCTGGGCTTAATATAATTGGTTTTTCAGCAGTTAGTGTTGCTTTCTGTAAGAAATATTCTAAACCCCAGAGAATACTGCCTCTTTCCACCAGAATTAGTTTAAGCTGGTTGAGGTTTCATTCTGTGTAGTCTTGCTTCTCGTTTTTGCCTCCTTCCTATCACAAAGGAAGTATGCTTCGCTCTATTCTACCGTCAGGAATCTGTCCTCGCTCCAGAactcctgaattttttttaattactgcccaattttccttttttcttctcatttcttttaatGCTCTATACGGACTATCCATTGaactcctccaccagctccattCCATCCCATTTCAGACCTGCCTCCATTTCACTGTGATTTGtggaggtggtttttttcccagagTAACTTTTTCATACTGAGATTCCAGATTCATTGCCATACTCTTAACATCCTTGTCCATTAGCTGCATTATGCTTAATCAGCTGCTTTCTGTGAGAAGCCTTCTCCACCTTTAAACCTCCATGACGATCTTTTCTAAGTTCTCTtacctcttccctttctctttcaaaatactctacataaatattttccttcttcccctttctCATGGCAGCTTTGTTCTTGGTTCCCTTTTCCCTGTATAGCTTATTTCTGGGGAGTCTTATCCACACATGGAAGTTACTAGGCTAATTATTTTGCTTAAAGATCTGTAGATCTATTTCTGCTCAAGAACTGCCTCTTTACAAAATAAATCTTAACCTGTTCCCTTGGTCATACATTCACAGCCGTCTAGGCAAAAATTCAAGTCAGCACGGACAGCAAGAGCTACTCTTTACCCTTTTCCTAACCTCTGGAGAGAAAACTAATATTCTGTCATTCGTATCCATTCCTAAGACATCATCTCTGATACAGTCTTTAGTTCAGGTCTTCCCATTCACTTTGTCTCAATCTTGCAGGCTATTTGTAGCTATCATAGCTCTAGGATACAGCCTGTCATGTACAGTCAGATTGATGATTCATGTCCTCCCTTTGACTGATTATAAGATACCCATTTCTATTGCTCATTGACTTATTCTGTCAGCAAGTACATTCATGCTTTCTTTCAGGATCTGCCTGTAAATGTCTACAGCTGCTTTTTCCCAGTGCTGCCTATTAAACCAGCTGTTTTCCATGCCCACAAATGGTACCAAGTACTGGGGTGGTAATACAGTCAGCTTTTCTCATGTGGACAGTATGGTCCCTGCATTGCActgtttcctcttctgtcttcATCAGGCTGTTCTCCCTCATGCTTCTATGCCAAGGTATCCCAGACACACTGTCTTTTTCTGGTGTCTTTGTGTAGCTTTTGACACAATGACCCACAGTTACCACAGTAAAATACAAGCTTCTCTCTCATCATCTTTCCTTCTGTCCCATTTGGTTGTGATGCTGGAGGGACAGATTCCATTGTCAGAAATGCAGAGATGCAGCTGGTTCCCACCAGGACAGCATTCAGCTCAAAGGGTGCAGCCCAAAGCGGACAAGTGCTGCTAGAGATAACCACCAAGGGAAAACAATAGGTTCTGTGAGGCTTTGCTCCTTTCCTAGGGCTGCCTCCCAGGTTCAGTATTTCACAATgaacaagcagagaagaaagatgtACGGCAGGTTGTTCCCTAGGAAGTTTCTGTCAGAGGATGAAGGTTTCGGCAGCCTGGGTATTAGGACAAGCCTGCGGGAACTGCCATCAACCTATTTAGTCTTTTGGTGGTCAGTACCAGACCCTGCAAGGAAACAAAAAGGACCTCTCCAGAGAAGGCTCAGTTGAGTGACTCACCGATAGTGAACTTACTTCCAGGCTGAAGTACACACCATAATGAATTGATTACTGTAGTTGCACTCCTGCCTTTTTCTGGAGTAAAAAAGGTTCAATTTAATGTCCTCTGCCTTATGTGTTAAAAGCTAATGGAGGTACTTACTTCAGTCAAGTGGCAAAACTGTGCCCATGGAACAGGAAGATCTAAATTCTGTTCTTGTTTAGCAGAAAGGCCCTGGATAAACTTCCAATGAGTACAAAGGTTACCCAGAACCTGTGATGGGATGAGCATACTTCgtagctttaaaaaaagctcGTATCTGGAACAAGATACTGTAATTGCTatttaaaaaaggaggggaaaagtaCAGTCTTTAATGTGCTTTATTTAGAATTGAAAAACCAAGAATTAATCTTCACTTTTCTACAGAATAAAAAACCCATAAAtattcaaagaacaaaaataatccaaGACGTAATACTGTTTAAATCAAACCAGAAGTTAAAACACAACTCTTAAGAATACCTGTGGTGACAGTATTGAGAAGGAAGCCAGTCTTTTCAGTCATTTTGTGGCTGATAAGCAAAATCAACTTAATTGTTAGTACTGGTAGGGCATAAAGTACATTCAGTATTGAAGCTGAATACAatttagaattaaaaaatgaagatAAGACTTCCTGCTGCATAAAAGAGCTTTATTTCTACAAGTAAAagtgaattattttaaatgtggAATACCCTACAATGGACTAATGAGATAATTGGATAATTTGAAGCAATAATATTGCAAGTTTAAAGCATTGCCAACTTTTCTCAGTAGTAtagcatctttatttttttccttgctcttttctaATGGAGTCATTTAAGGATATTATTAGTTCTATGTTCattccttttgtttccttctttgcttctgttAGGTTCAGATGGAGTTTCGGAAAAGCTGGGAGCGCTGGAGACTGGAACATTTGTATGTCCAGAGAGACAGCAGTATGAAACCTCTGAAGTGTCCAGCCAACAGCATAAGTAGTGGAGGCACCGTAGGCAGTAGTGTCTACGCTGCCACTTGCCAGGCCACATTCAGCTAAGATTTCTGCAGGTGAATCAGACTGAGAACAATGAACTGTATAATATACCTGAAAACCCTTAAATACCCAAGCAAGTGGCTTAAGTATGCCATCTCCAGCAGGAAACTTAAGCATATGCTGCTCATTGCCTGCAGGCTGTTGGACAAAGATTTCTAGGGGAAGCAATCTGCTAATGCAATCAACACATCAGAGGAAAAAATTGATCACATCTAAAGTAAGTTAAAAGAGTTTCTTCCTATTTGCACACAAAGCCTCCAGGTGTCCAAAACTTAAGCATAGCATTGATCCAGTCTGAAACCACAGGGTCAATGGCTTATTACTGTTGAGTGGGTGAGCTGAGTGATTGACTGATTAAATTACAAGGATACAGAATATGATTACtgccaaaaaaaaccacatttagaCTTTTCTGGGGATAGGGTAAGGTGCTATCaccagtttcagaaaaaaagaacttaGTGGGACACAACTTGCGTTTCAGGGAAGAATCAGTTTTGTAGTAAGAGTTTCCCAAAGCTAAAGTTGAAAATACGCTTACCTTTTTTCTGGGTAGGTGAAGAACATCATCCTGAAAATCTATTGATACAGCAGGTAGTGTGGTGTACGTGTGTGAATGCTCTTTTTAAGCTTCACttgaaaaagaataaacaaaaaacagtatCTGGTAGGGGCCTCTTCTGCTATTAATACATGCACGTTACCTCTATCGACACAGATGGAAATATCCCCCGAGTGCACAGCCCTTCCGTTTTTATGTGGCACTCTGCCTCTCCGGTCGGCACGTAGGCGTTAGCAGGGCCAGGATAATCCCTTGTGCCTCAAGAGGACATTTTCTTTCGAAGCTGTGCTCTGCTTCGTGTGGGTGCAGACACGCAGAAGTCGGCCCGTGGTCGCAGCTGGTCTTAGGAGCCTTCACCGACTTGGAAACGACTCAGTAGTTGGCAGCGCGGGCTCGCCTTTGTGTCTTCTCCCCTGGCACAGGGTACCGGCGGGTGCGGGTTCAGCACCGGGACAgctcccgcccccgccggcagcggggTCCTGCAAACCCCCGCAACGTGCCCGAACCGCAGCGGGCTGTGGTCTGCTGGCCTAAAACTGCCAGGGGTCTCGCAGTCAGTGGATCTACACTGCTAATCACGCTAGCCGCCCTGGTGTTTGCAAGAGCTGATGGGGGGAAAAACAGAGCTGCCTTTACGAGCAGGACATGATCCATCGCATCGCTGAGTAACAGGCTTCACATACCCTTACTCAGATGTTACTCGGGCTCCCTTTACAACAGAGAGGCAAGGTGCCAGAGACTAGCTCTGAGAATAGCCCTGTCCGTAGACTTCTTGGGAACGTGACTCATGGCGTAGCAGTTGAGACTACTCAGCAGAGATAAACTCCCCCCCAATTTTCAAGTCTCTCTTTGCACTTGTGTTCACAGCCCCCATTACCAAGGAAGTGGACTGGATATTCTGGGATGTAATTCAGCATCTTTCCTGCCTGAAGCTAGATTGCTTTGCATGGGATTATTTGATCATTGCATTAGAATCCAAATTGCCAGCAGGGTGGATTAGTTTTGCAGTCAGGTTAGAATTGAATTAGAGAGGATGGGTTACCTTCTTCTGCTATAATGCTTGTAAATGAGCTCCAGGGTGGGGAATTCAGACACAGTTGTAGAAATCCACCACAGTTCTCAGGCTGGCTGATGTACGTTTAGCATGCTGGCTTCTACACGGGCcatttccaggccagcccttccTAACATCGGTTCCACAGCTGACCTTGGAAGGAAGCACCTCAGGTTCTTCTATAAATTTCATAACTAGCTTCTCTGTTGTGTGACCATCAATACAATACCTTACTATTACATATGTATGTTAACTGCCATCCTGCAGTTTAATGAATTAGCTTCCTGTATGTAGAGAAGTATGCTTGACGTTTCTATTTAACATCTACCTGTAAGTGCTTTGAATAGGGAAAGACCGATAGTCACTGGTAGGTGAAAAGGAAGCACGATGACAGAAGAAATTTACAGCTGTATGATAATGCACACTTGAGGGAGTAACTTCACTCACGAATATTCAATAGTGGGTGCTAGTTTTCCAGGGCCTTGCTTAGCTGTGTGCAAACcagggggggcaggaggggggaatTTCTGCTACTTGTGCAGCTGTTAGGAAGATGATAGTTTTGCTGTGACAACAGAAGTCATGGAAGGAACTCGCTGTTACGCTGGAAAAAGTATACGTAACAAAGGAAAGAGGACAGATATAGGCACAgagagtatttacatgtgtggtAACAACCCTGTACTTGGTTGCCGTCACAAGATCCTTTCAACAGTTTGACATGCTTCTGATTTACGAGGCTCTTTTTTGGCCCTCCTTGTCACTTAAGAAGGGAAGGATTTGGGCCCACGAGAATAGCTCCAGCACCAGCTGTAAAACTTACCTTTGTAACTTCTGCCTTGTtagaaaccaagagaaaaataagatgaTGAAGTGAGATCTTAGCTAAGCAGAGGGTCgtagtgaaatattttttctcctctctgattAAGCTCTCACTTCTTCAAACCTTTTTAAATCCTCTTTAAGTGCTGAGGGAATAACTCAATGAAAGTAATTGCCACCAAAGCAGAATTACAGTAACTGTGTATTTTGAGAAATACTTCCAGCAAGGCCTAAATGCCAATTTCTCCATCACACTTTATCTACTTCAGTAAAACCTTTTACAAGCCTTTGTTGTTATTCATGCTATCTCTATTTCAAAATTTATAATGTGCATTTATTTGAGTAGCGTGAAATAAGCAAAGCAccacaaagcactggaacagatgaACTGTgtgaatttttatttcttgtgcCTTTCAGCTTCATGCTCATTTATTGTGGTAACTTGTTTCATGAAGCAGTAAATAGAAGAGTCCATAAATTCACCTGGACATAATGTAACTAGAGTTTATAGCAAATGAAAACTTTATTTCCAGCATTGCTGCTACGAAGTTTTATAATTTCATGGATGCTACCttctatttaatatttatttgcatgtatttccttgttttaaaaaacaCCCACAGAATCTAACTGTACAAGATGGCAGATTGTCAGCTCCCCACAAACATTACACTTGTGTTTATTCTTGTGAATAAAGTTTCAACTCACAAAATTCACTTACTGGTGTATTTTCTTAAGTatcacctggctacttcttaccCTGTAATTAGAAGAACACTTTCTAAGAATGAAAAGACTCACAGTTCACGGTTCtcccaaagaaacaaaactttGTATTTACAACTCTATACCCACTACAAAAAGGCCTTTGAACCTGCTGAGGCTATGTTAATCAAAACCAAAACGCAGCATGTTATTTGTATTCAGTAAGAATAGTGAGAACCCGGGGAGGGGGGTTTACCAGAGGATGGTGGAATATGTGCAGATCCAAAAATTCTGTGCTTGGATTTAAATAGCAGCATTTGGAATTTATACAAAGAGATCTACACCAGAAGCTAAGAGCACTGTGGAGAGCTACTGAAAGATGCTTAGCAGCGTTAAACGTATTTTGTGCTTTCATTTACTATTCTCTTTCCAGCCCGATTAAATTCAATAGAGGACACTTCCTTTTGTTTCCCCAACCACTGATAGAACACAGGGTAAGTCAAGCCTGAACACTGCGTGTAACTTTAAGTGTAACTGTGTGTATCTTAAATAAGAAAAGGCATGATGAAACAGGATTTGAAAAAACAGTGTGTGACTTCTCAACTCAGTCCTCATAGGTATAAGCTCTACCAGCTGATCTTCATTATGACTTAAGGGTTTGTTTTAATGCAATTATCTAGATATTAAAAATACCAGCAGATCATACAAGAAGTACACCTGACAGTCTGTGGGATGATGGTAAGAAGCATCCTGTAAAAGGACCTACTCCAATGACAGGGCAAATCCCCTTCTGCCTCAGGGCCTCTTGCATCTCCATGTCTGCTGCACACTCACCCTAAATTTTTTCAAAATGATGGTTGAAGACAAGTATGTATTACCTGCCAGgaataataacaatatttttgCTTACATGGCAAACCATGTAAGGGAATAGGGAGCTTCCATCAAAATCAGATGTTTGAGTTAGATGAACAGGGGAGTGCAAACAGCAGCCTACTTTAGGTATAGTGTTTTGCGGCTTTTCGTTGGAAAGAGGACTTGAGCCAGCGGTGTGCTGGGGAAGAAAAGCAGTTCACCGTTTTACTTACGGCGTCGTCAAACTCCAGCCTTCCTGTTACCGCTGGGAAAGGTCCGCAGCAGCCGAAATTCACCGGCTGCCCCACCGACGGCTACAGCTGCGACCAGGCCCCGCCCCGGCGCCCAAGCCGGCCGCCCCGGGCTCGCTGCCCGGCCCCACCACGAACGGAGGCCAGAGCGCACGCTTTGCTACGGCTTTATTGGCCCGGACCGGGCCCGGGGTGAGGCGCAAGCGGCGTTTTGCATAGAAATAACCCCCGCTTTCCTCCCGCCTCGGGTCCCCGGTCCGCGCCGCGGCTGTCCCCGCCGGGCCGGCCGCTACCTCCCGGCGGCGGGCTGGTAAAGCAGCTCCCGCTCCAGCTGCTCGGCCGTCAGCGTCCCGGCGATGGCGGCGCAGCCGGGGTTGAAGACGGAGTAGGCGCTGAGCTCgccgcgccgccgctcggcgGGGCCGCGGGTGCCGGCGTACATCCAGTAGAGCAGGGAGAGGACGAAgtagggcagccccagctccagctcggCGAACAGTGCCAGCAGCACGGCCCACAGCAGCACCTTCAGCAGCAGCGGGCGCGCCcacgccggagccgccgccgccgccccgccgggacgGGCCTGCGGAGGCAGCAGCGAGACGCGGCGTCAGGCACCGACCCGCCGCCCCAcgctcccgccccgcccggggctcacctcagcgccgccgcccgggcccgccgcggCGGGCCGCTGTCCCTCGGCGGCCTCTGGAGCCGCGGCCTTTCCCGGCGTCTCCGCGGGgagcggcgaggcggcggcgctgCCGCGGGCAGCGCGGAATCGGGCCAGGCGCCGCTCCACCGCGGCCGACATGCCCGCCCCGCGCCTGCGCAAAAGGAGGTGCCGGTGAcggcgagggggcggggccgaggggcgCCCCGCCCCCCGGGGCAGCGGTGGTCGGGCGAGCGCGCGCCGCCCTGCGGGCCGGcccgagggggcggcggggccgggggagccggggccgggggttCCCGGGCCGCCGAGCCCCAAACCGGGGAGACTCGCAGACACTTAGCCCCTCTCCCCCACACCCCCCTCCGGGAGCCACAGACAACCAGCCACCCCCCGCCTTGCCTTTGCCAAACTGGTAGCGAGCCAGCcgttcagctctggagaaaaGCTGCAAATCACCAAAGGCCTcccccttttgttttgttttggtttttttttatatatctaaACCTTAATCACTAATATCGACACCAAAAAGAGAAGGAGCAGGAAAGAATAAAGCATGGGGTGAGGGAAGCCTGGAGAGGGTGAATGAGACATCTGAAGCCGGGGTGACCGGCAACGTTTGCCTCTGGCAGAGGAGCGGCCATTTTGGAAGAGCGCTGAGGGGCCTGGAGAGGGGTGGCATGGCGGAGGAGGGCCTTGTGCTGGGCACGGCCAGCGGCCCGACTCGCCTGGCCTGCTCCAGGTGGCTGCTGCTCGCTTGCGGTGGGGCCAGAGGAGCTGGGGCCCTCCCGGCGGCACCCGCTCCTGGCCGTGGAGGAGCGCGTGGTGGGCTCCTGCCAATGCAGGCCCCCGGCCCCACTTCGGCTCTTGGCACGGAGGGCTGCTAAACCCGGGCTGGCCCTTCCCGCCCTCACTTTAATCAAAAAACTAAAATCGGGAAAACCAGCTCTGTCACATCATCTTTCAGCTACCGGTACGGCCGAGAAATAGAAATTTATTTACAGGAGCTGGCGCTTAGCCTCAGGAGTGACATATTTATCACTCTCCGGCAGTAATAGGCATGAGACATCGTTTCATCCTGCAGTGCTGTTTCCAGTTACTTACAGCTTTCTCAGAAGTGACCTTTAGGGCTGAATATCTCATGCATGTGTCAGCTCAGCAGTGAATATGAGAAGTCTAATAAAAATCAATTTGGGTGTTCTTAAGTTATCTTAATGTGGAAAAAATTGTGTTTCTTCCAGCTAAATCATTTTTCAAATGCCTATTTTATGCTCAGTTACAACATAACTTTCTTTTAACCTTCCGACTTTGCAAAAAGTGCCACAATGAATgacattttttgctttatttgtggaaatttgattttgaaatagCAATCCAAAATGTTTTAAGATAGCCTGCACAGGACAATGTTttattttggtggggtttttttctgctttttgtactACTCTTCATGAAAACGGCTCCTCCAGGTGGCGCTGGGTAATTCCACAGTTCCATTCCCTATGCATCATTACTCAGACTGATGGTTGTACCTGAACTTCATGCCACCTTTGCAAGCCGCACCCAGTGATTCACATGCTATCAGATTTTATTCAAAATTTACTGGGTTTAGTATGTTTACTATTGTGCATCCAAATAGCTGTTTTGTGGCTGTGTAGGGCTACCTATATTGCTATGCATTGTTAGAAAATGCATGAAAGAGTGCCATGAGTCGTGCCTTTGAAACCAAAGAGCACTACAGGAACCTCATCCATAAATGAGTGTTATGCTGCAGACGTATACTAAAACAAATTTGTATCCGTAAAGTCTTAAATTACGTCAATATATCCTGTTTTTAAACAAACAGCTTCATTGAATAGACACTTTGTTTGTTTGATAACAAACCATCTCGACAATTTGTTCCCTACTCCAGTGCTTACAAAGGTCCTGGGCAGTTCACCAGGCCCAATCTTTGTCTCCTGAGCCAGTAGTTGggagggtgggggctggggggcggaCATGGAGAGGTTGAAGAACACATCTCTGGGACTCTTGACTCGCCTCATGCCTTTCTCACCATATCTGAGAAAAATAAGTTGAATGTAGTCTTTTTGTAGGTGTGAGAAATTCGGTCAAGACTTTCTGCCCTTTACTGCAGCTAAGTAAATGATTAATCAAAAATACTGGGGGCTATTGGTAGACCTCTAATGCTTCGTTCTTGATAACTGAAATTGTGGAACTGCCCATCAACTTTTAGGAAGCAGCATTAAGATCCCTTTAAAAACTTGTGACTTCTTTAACTTTGTTTCATGTTAAATCATAGTTGTTGTGTCTATAATACAAAGAAGCCCACGTGTATTTCTCTCTACCAAGAAGAAAACGTGTTGTTCTTTACAGATTTCCACTTCAGCTATTTTGAAACCTTTTCTTTTATCCCAGCTATcaacttttcattttattttaatatcataCAGAAGAATCTTCACGTTTTGCTTACTGCCAATTATCACCATCTTAAGGGACTACTTTTTCAGTACTTGGGAACTTTCAGACCATTAGGAACCTTGGCTATGGCACTCCATCAGCAAGAAGACTGAAGGAGATGAAGTGGCTGCTGAAAGAATTAGCAAAACAAGAGAATTGTCAAAGCTATGTCCAAAGTGCCATCAATTTTGTATTTTTGGGGCATGACTGCAGAGTTTTTCTTAATTGATTTCCAAGTTTCTCTGCTCTTTCATGCTCCTTTAGGAAACAAGCGAACTGAAAACTAATTTGGGGAAATATTTTTCCATAACAGAAGGCATTAGAACTATTTGTGGCAAAATACCAGCCCAACTGAGTTAAGCTAAGTGTTGAGAGCAACATTCAGATCCTGTGGCACCCTTTGCATTTATCACGTCAGCAGCCCATCACCAGCACGTCTTGGCGTCAACAGCCTCTTTGTTCAATAGTAGAGGCTCAGGGCCTTACTCTGTGGTTTGGAGCATTCTTGCTTGCTTCCTACAGCTGCAGATGTCTGTTTGTGCATGCCAGCTTTTTCAGATACATGAAGAGTAATCAAGTCACAGTAATTCTCTTGATGGATTAATCTAATTCGTTGACAGGAGCTGTCTCCTTCATGAGAtaagcatacacacacacacactgacttGCTAAGTGCCATAAATGCAGACTGAAGGGCAACCCATTATTAATAGAATGACCTAGCTTAATTAATTCAATGGAGCTGAGGGAGCATTAGCTTTAGTTGTTGAGGTATTGGAGAACATGCATAAAATAGATTGAAGCGCACAGACTCAAACCTGTCTAATTCCATACTGAGCTTTCGGCATATCCATTTACTAATCAGTTCTAAACTGCAGAGAAGAGCTGCTTCCTTTGTGAAAAAAATGATCATTAATTTTCCTTCCTAAAATAGCAGCATCGGGGTACTTTGCCTTTAGACATAAAGgagatttttttgtctgtctttttattGAACTAGTAGAGGCTCTGAATTGCGGATTTTCACATCTGTGTGGTTTCaaaatgtgtgcatttgtgtATTCAGCAGTGCATGCTAAATGATGCTGAGATATTAGCACTTATGTTAcagctttatatgctgaaatTCTCTATATTTAAACACATTAAAATCATGGGCAAAGCAGAATTATTAATGTTTCCATCACAACTCTGTGAAACGTCCCTTATTTTTTCATGGGAAACTTCCATTTGAGGAAAAGTACACAGTAAATATCCCTTAGTAGTGCAACGTCAGCTGTAAGTGTCAGATATTTAGTGAAATTATTGTAACAGAAAAGGGAGATAAGCTGTTTTATTACATTTAGAAGATAACACCCAAAGACCATTCTAGCTGGGATTGTTTCACCATATTCATTACTTTGATCTGATTCAAAAGTCAAAGTTTTGAAAACTGTTCTGAAACTTCAGAAGATCAGAATACTTTCTGAATCATTTTTTCATGTAGATAGGGTGGGAAAAAATTCAGCTTCCACCTGAAATTCACTATAATGTAAGTGAAAGGAAGCCTGATTTGTCTCTCCTATCTGTCAGCATTGTTAAGGTGAGTTTAAC includes:
- the SAYSD1 gene encoding SAYSvFN domain-containing protein 1 translates to MSAAVERRLARFRAARGSAAASPLPAETPGKAAAPEAAEGQRPAAAGPGGGAEARPGGAAAAAPAWARPLLLKVLLWAVLLALFAELELGLPYFVLSLLYWMYAGTRGPAERRRGELSAYSVFNPGCAAIAGTLTAEQLERELLYQPAAGR